The window CATCTACGACATTTGATAGAGATGGCgttaatttccatatttttatatttctatttctgtcTTCTTCCTTCTATTTGCTTTTCTTGTCTGTATTCATTCTTAGCGCATAATCACAgcagaataaaaaatacaaaatgtcaattaaaaacattttcatcattttttttcaaaactacaatgtattttaatttttaatataaaaaaatataatatataatgtaaaaaatatatatataatatttttgactttataatatatatttacgatgATTTTGCAAAaagtatatatcaatatacacATGACATGGGGTATTTCGACGATAGTGGtaggatttaaattttataataaaatatattttctattttttatatgtaattttgaaatattgaaatttaatttcaattattattgaaacaatcttattttattgttacaatCTTATTTTAGGCTGagaataatactaaaataataagaagaatctATTATCCTCCAGTATAGGACGAAAAAATACATTGAATGTAGGTCTATTCTGTACCTCGTTTGTGATGATATATGCAAAAGTTGATCggtctctatctatctatatatatatgtacattaaaaatgtttgtttaTAGTTGATAAATATCTCAGTAACATTAAATATCATggattatgaatttaaattaaaaactgacACAGATCGAACTAAGGTCGAAGATCTTTTTGAATTTGAGGGATGTAAAGTTGGAAGAGGAACTTATGGTCATGTCTATAAAGCTCGCAGAAAGGAAGGGTTAGTTTTTCTAacctaatataaaagattgtttaatatattaaattatatttcatatcagtaaaaataatctttcctttttcgtaaaatatacaaatttacaaaggaatattttctgttattagaaaattgtagcttttatttaaatattgaaataaaattaatttttgtacatgTTTTGGTTTCTTGtacatatttatgatttttagaatactctgtaatatatataataatttattattatttaattattctaaatattgagcattatataaaaaatacttatacaaggcgaaaattcttttcattttatccttTTCACTTTTTGCGATGATAATGCATATTTGACATTTGAATAGTGTACCAGATAGCGAATTAAAATCTCGACCAGACACAAAGGATTTTGGCCTTAAACAAATAGAAGGTACTGGCCTTTCAATGTCTGCATGTCGAGAAATTGCAGtaagtattttctttattcttcttaatatgcatattatataaaattattataaaatcattaatatgcatattatccaaaattaaaagcataatatgaataataatattaattattttattataaatatatttattataaattttgacatATATGTTTCTACAGTTACTTAGGGAACTGAAACATGTAAATGTGATTACATTAATTAGAGTCTTTTTATCACATATTGATCGCAAAGTATGGTTATTATTTGACTTTGCTGAACATGATTTATGGGTATGTTTATGtttcttagaaatatttcataattgaatttaataattgaatttcattaaatattttctaatttcttaaacattaataatttttattttaatctatagcatataataaagtttcatAGAGCAGCAAAAGCTAATAAAAAACCTGTTATGGTACCAAAGGGTATGGTAAAATCTTTGTTGTATCAAATTCTTGATGgtattcattatttacattCCAATTGGGTGCTTCATAGAGATttggtaatttattattttatatatatatatatatatatatatatatatatatatatagatttatatcatacatatgtgtaaaatcttatttttattaattttatattgaataatattaaatttagaaaccaGCAAATATCTTAGTAATGGGAGAAGGAAATGAAAGAGGACGTGTTAAAATTGCAGACATGGGTTTTGCTAGATTATTCAATGCTCCTTTAAAGCCTCTTGCAGATTTGGATCCAGTTGTAGTAACATTTTGGTATAGAGCACCAGAATTACTTTTAGGTGCTAGACATTATACAAAAGCTATaggtatttttttgtatatatttgtatatttaaaaattataattatcaacatatattttcttttcaaatattttttttattttagatatttgggCTATTGGTTGTATATTTGCAGAGCTTTTAACTTCTGAACCTATATTCCACTGTAGGCAAGAAGATATCAAGACTAGTAATCCATATCATCATGATCAATTAGATAGGTAAACAAATTGTTTGATACatcattacattaaatataatgaataacatagaatataatattataataaaaaacaattttcattaacatttagaatatttaacgtGATGGGATTCCCATTGGAAAAGGATTgggaagatattaaaaaaatgccaGAACATCCTACATTACTTAAAGACTTTAAAAGATCAAAGTTAGTATTCTTCTAAAGGcagatatatacaaatatatatatatactctaaCACATAAGAAAtgcataaatgaaaatttttaatttaatttaatttaattggaatataaattttcttacagTTATGCAAACTGTTCTCTTACTAAGTATATGGACAGACATAAAATTAAACCCGATAGTAAAGCGTTTAATTTGGTAtgattaagtaaaatattttaattttttttaaacttatttttcaaataataatattaatttatttcagctTCAAAAACTGTTAATGATGGATCCCAATAAACGAATAACCTCTGAACATTCTATGCAGGACGCTTACTTTCAAGAAGAACCATTGCCAACGCAAGAGTaagtctttaaaaatttaaattacatttttgtaaTCGTATATATCTTTTGCTTTTAAACCAAAccaatctatttaaataatattgtagcATATTTGCCGGTTGTCCTATTCCATATCCCAAACGAGAATTCTTAACGGACGATGATACAGAGGAAAAGACTGAAAATAAAGCACGACAAAATCAACAACAAACAGTGAGTATCATTAActtggataatttatatatattttttttttttacgaattgtataaaattttagcaaCAAAATCAGCAACAACAAGGAAATGGCGATCATAATCACGGACAAAATGCAAAACGAGTAAGACTTAATGGTCCTCATGGAGCTCCAGAATTTCATCAACATCAAAGTCATGCAATGACCCATCAACAACCTCCAGGAATGGTTTATTCTACCGCACAACCGACGCAACcatcaaattttcatcaacgtttttaaatgattcataTAAGGCGATTAAATTCGCCAgtgaacaattaaattattagtctatcaatttaattgatttctgTATCAATGAACAGACGAGCGATTTCTGTATATTcacaatatgataatataattttatttatatattgtgtatatgTACATGCGTTATAATGTGTACTTTTTACACTTTACATGCATTTCATGTATATGCAATATCACATATTCGCAACATGTTtactaatattacaaaaaatatgtcTATTTTTTACGTCTTTaatgaacgataaattttaaataatttgacgaatgtagataaaattaagaaatctttaaaatattaagcaaCTCTTAAATATCATCTTATATTCATCGCCATTAAAACGAACAAAATaatacttgaaatttttacgatgaagaaaaaataaacaattataaatgaaaagaaagagtttgaaaatggaaaaaaaagaaaagaatgcgAATTAGTAAGTAGTTTGCTCATCGTCGAGGATGACAAAGAGTGAAGTTAAATCGAACAGAGAGAAAGTACGCATGCGCGGTAAATCATTCCATGGCAAGGTGGCGGCCAGTCGCGCGCTCCTGAAACGCAGTTTCCGCGAATCGGTGCTTGACGAAAAAAGTGTGCGTGAACCGCGTGCTACCGCAATCGAAATGTCGATCAAACTACGGATCGTTCGTTCGCCAAACAACCTgttgtttaaatgaaaataaaaggtGAGAGGAAAGTTTTATCCAACAATTTATgcgattctttctttcgttcatcgtcttattaattattccattcgTCTCGAAGACGAACACCTGTCAAACGTattcgcgtttttttttttttttcgttttctgaATGAAAGATCTATCACTCTTCGTAACAATtgtcttattctttttttcttgtatttttgaaTACAAGAAATTCTCCTTAGTTTCAACAAAACGAATAGTGcatgaattatttcgaatttcgatcgaataatccagcaatattaaaatatctctcttgcgtaataaataattaaataaatttatcgtacgtcatatttataaacgattcaatatttatttatcggttcgtcgaaaattaaaattccacaatggtttttttgtaataatgattttataagtgaaacataaataatatttcactcTATGTTacataagtaaaatttattttccgaatcgattttctctttaataaaGGATAGAtattgttcgaaaaaaaaaaaatagaagaaataaaaattttgaattttgaaaatatcaagaaGTGTGATAGATGTACGAGTAAAAGTaggggaggagggaacgaTCCTGACCACTATAATCCAACAACCAGTCGGGGGCCATGACCACGTTGCGACAAGGTAACCGCAATTaactcgatcgatatattAACGGAACGATTTGAAATCCTAACTGTTTCCGATTCGTTTGCAACAACAGCTATCGAGAACATGTTAAACGTTAAACGTACATACGTGTGTAGGTATAGATGGATGTGTGTATCTACATATTTCTAATGCAAAATAGCCGAGATACAGTGTCAATCGATTCATCATCGACATAAATGTTCAATGTGCAGTCCCGATGTTAGGAATCCCAATAACATacaaaacaaaagaaagaagaatcgaaggaAAGATCAGCATTTCGTTTTGCGCAAGGACGTTCGGAATATACGAAGGCAAACGTGACGAAACTGGTAATGTTGTGTTGTGGTACAAAGATCAGTGTGaaagattttattcgaaattataatataacagtcGAAATAATGGTGGAGCATCTTCGTTTTTGACGATTAAAAATCACGTTAATCAAaaggtttttattattacatcgataatattaaagaacgcaaaataaaatatattccacaaattatcgataatcgataaattgcaTCGATCGCTTACTCGTTTCGcgagttaatatttttaacattcgtCTCATCCTCgtagaataaataatcaatcatGGATGATTTCGTTGATCGTTTTCCGTAGGTAGTTGTTACGAGGTCATATGAATCAAAAAGATTCAGGATATCTCTAACGTACAAGAGACTATACATGGAGATTTCGAGATGGCCTCTGTCGATATACGCCTTCTCTAAAAGAACGAGTGGAATCAAGGTATCCATATGATTCGAAAATATGATTGCGACAAATCACGTATGTAATTAGAATTACATTTGATGATCGAACGATGATTTTAATAGTACGCGTTAAATTAacggtaaattaattttcatactttttgCCGAAATATCGATGCATTCGTCGATGTTTTGTCGTGTTGATTCGAATCGCAAACATGACGTCTCCGTAGCTCGTAATATGGAATTCTGTTTTCGGCGACGAACAGTGGCGACGAGAAACGACATTGACGATGGTCGAAACTTCTTTTGTTGGTATTGAAAAAGACGTGGGAAGAGAGGAGAGCAGATCGATGAACACATACATACTTACTTAGCTTTGCGTATTCGTACGCGAAAGAGAACGAGAACAAGAACAAGAATgaaagacagagagaagaAGCGAGGTCAACAAGGTACCCGATATGGTATCCTACGAGCGTCGAGAgtgttattttatgtatatctatGCCTAAATATACACCAACACACGTAAATTCGTGCATGCATACGTAAGATCGTCTCTAATATATGCAATCAATTATACGTAATTTTACGTCGGATTTTACGTTCAAAGTTTTGTCATCGTTTCGTTTTGACCGAATTCcatccaatatttttcaaattttatttcgaattttcatttatttaaatcattagaaTCAAATGACTGGAACATGTATAACACGCGTATTAATTATAACGCAGTTGTATCAACTCGAGGGAATTGGAAATACAGGATACTTTCGATGctttatttttcctcgaaaaacattttgaaaggttttcgaaaattcgcgaTCGCGAacgaaatcgaaacgaaatcaaaatcgaaatgacccgttcgttcgattcttctttttttttccttcttttctccttatttcaataaatcgaATCGCGGCCTTCCCAAGATGGCTAGTGCCACTGTAAATGCAGGCACGCAAGTGCGAACTTCGAGGTCGTCGGTAGGTACGATTACAGGAAGCACCAATGACTTAGTACGGCTGCAGCAAGGCGTACCAGCATGAATCACTTTTACCAGCCTCTACCACTCACGATATATTCGGAAACGTGTTCGCGAATCGTATTTACTTACAATTAGAAGCATATTCGTTCtcgttgattttcttttttattttatcgttctcTCCTTTCGTTCACATcgctcgaaatatatatatcgagctATGTACGCATATGCATGAACTTGCGCGCGTatagctctttttttttcacaatcgaCTAACTTCTCCCCGATCGTacgtggaaagaaaatttgttttcacgTTATTACTTGCTTGCAAAAGAGTGATCGATGCCAAACTCCCTAATCACGCGTTACAAGCCCTTAATAATGTACGTACATACGTACATACATGTGTATTCgagaatctatttttaaacatgactagaaagagagaaagagagagagagaaatatgcGCGTGCATACGATGACGCAATTCTATGGGTCTTTCCCCTACATTTCCCTCTCTCCagttctttctctttcgtccTTTCACTCTTACTCTTTCGTGCTTCTtcatctcttttctctttgttgcttctctctctctctctctctctctccctcctccctcttacTTCTCTACAATTGTTCCTCCTTTTTATATGTTCTCTCCTCCAATGTATTCCTATATTCGTGAATACAcgagattatttttcgattatatcgattaaatctcgtcgaataaatttcgatatatcttgatatttgtgtaatatttatcattatcgatatttttttaaaaattgaatatgctCCTTAAAAGTATAcaagatgtatatatttctctctccctcctctttctctctctctctttttcagcTACCAACGATCTCACTCGTACAAGCTTAAGTATGTGATACGCATAGAAAATAGTATGACACATTGACTTTCAATCAAGACCTTGTTCTAACTTCATTCGTTTTATTTCACGttaggaaaaagagaaatgtaaAATCGAAATAGCGAAGATATATACGTGAGTACGTTATGaatttacatatgtatatttttttcaagcgATGATGACTTGTTAAAAATCGATCCGTAAATACAACGATAGACACGAAAGAtactttgttttaaatatcaacgaccgaaaaaattattatatttatacgtatttaatattatatatatatatcgatatatattattattattattattattatataataagaaaatatcgaaaatatcatAATCACGTTTTCGTTTGTTTCAGATTCGGGGCGGAGCATTTTCCAAATGCTGTCAATATGGATTCCCACGTTGGTCTCGACTATATCGTGGATAATCCTGATTACTGCGTCAAGCTTGCCTCGggtaaaattattcaacgttCTCGATAGCTCGAATGTCGGGTAACCGGCTCCGATTGCATCCTATTAATCGCGTATCTCGTTAAATTTCAGCCTTGGACACCGCTTGTCCCTCGGTGAAGAAGCAAGTGGTAGAATTGCTTTCGGCGTTGTGTGTTTATAGCCAGGATGGAAGGCAGAGGGCTATCGATACTCTTCACGCGTATCAGGTGATCGAACTTGAGTAacaaattcgaatatatatatatataaaaggatCGTTGATTTCgttcgtttgttttttttttttttttcgttcgttcgcaagagcaataaaattattaccgcAAAAAAAGagttggaatttttatcgcaGAGGTATAAGGTAGCGTTTATAAACGCAAGGTTGTTGTATATCCGTTCGATACTTAACGCAGAAAGCGAGCCCGCATGCTAAGCTTGCGTAAAAGTCACAGTTCAAGGTCTTCCTTCGCAAACAAAAGAACAATATACCGATATATCATTGAGTTGGAAACCTCCATTCGCGACACCACTAGCCTATCTATGCTACGGTATACTCTGCGTCCCACCGAGTTACCACGTTATGCCATCGCCGCACTTTTTCCTCCGTTAAATTACTTCGCTTTCTAATCTTATCTCTACGCGAGTCGTCGCAATGTCAAAACTAATGGGCACGCGAGCGCGTTCCTGCGCCTGCGTTGTTGTCGTTCGAACGGGCAGAAGTACAAGGGTATTAACCGAACGAAAACACGAATTTTCAGAAGCGAAAAAATGAACGATATCGTTTGCGAATCGTGGTAGAGGAATTGCAAAACGCAACCGGAGAAGATTATAGGACCGCGTTATTGgcgtttattaattgtttggtCATCTCCACCCCGGTGCTGAAGGATCGCATAAGAATTCGCAACGAGTTCATCGGTTGGTATTCGAATCTGAACGTATATGCTATATGTAGGATAGGAGAAAGACAAGGATAACGCATGTTTATTTCGTTCGCAGGTTTGAAGCTCCTTCCGATTTTGAACGAGCTGCGGTGAGTACCCTACGACGACCtggatttatgaaattaactgATTAACACCTTAACatcgttgaataataaataataatgaatgttACGAAAGGGCGCTTTATTGTACCCACACCTTTTCATTCGCACCCAATGCAACGTTTAATAAATCGTTGTACGCAACTAGccagaattatttaaactctCGGACTCCATCCGAGGAACGATTGACTAACTAAAAGTAGGCATTCCGTCCAGCCTGCGCGATGTAAGGCTATTGCATGCACTAATCTAATCATCGCGTTTGTTCATCCGACGCTCGATCGGTATATCTTGCCGCATCCATACCGATCGTTCTCTCGTTTCCTCTCGTTTTCATACATCGTTACATTCGCGTTACGTTCAGAGATGATCGTTGCTATATTCAGCTATATCTTTCCGTTTCCATCTGTCGCGTAATAAACGTTACAATATCGATCGACGCGAGAGCGAAAACGAAAGTTGTAAAAACGCGATAAAAACCACGCGGATTGGAACTACGAGTATTCGCGTCGAATCACGATACGCGAATCTCTCTCGGCTTTTGTCTTTTCTGTTTAGAGAGTGTCTCTCTGCGAGTCTACAGGAATAGTACGATCTGTCATTCCTTCGCGGGATGACGGACGAGCAAACTATTCTTGATCGAGCAAAACCAGTCGCACAAGTCGCtttaaatatcgttcgaaATATACATCTATAAATGGAGATTTATgacgaaaaaagaatcgatattctcgatcgatcaaacGTCGCTTATTCGAGCATCGTCTTTTTTCTCCGTTCATCGTACTTGCTttgtttccaaatttttcctcgttgaaaaaaaaaatataatcgggggaaaaatataatcgcgACGAGAAAACGAGAAAACGACGAAAAcgatagaagaattttttttcgaattgctGGTCGGaacgatcgaaacgattaTCTCGGAGGAAAGAAAGCGAAAAGGAAGCGAGGTGGGAAATGGCGCGCGAAACGGTGAAGAACAAGGGTAAAAAAGGAGGAACCGAAATACATAGGTGActcgaagggagagagagaaaagccCGAATTAACTCTACGCCGCGAGTAAACTCGTGTCGCGATGAGGCGCAAGCTATAGGCTGCAACTTACCAGAGTATTAAACTGGAACGAGTGCGACGGGACGCGCCATTTCTCCATTCGTTTCGATATTTACACGCACATTCGTTCGAATTGTTCgagattttctaattttttttttttcttctttttctattccctatatttatgcatatacgactctcgaaagaaaatatatcggtTGTaagtgagaaatattttaacgaacCTGTTCCACGAACAGGTTGAatctaatttgaatataagaatataaaatggtGTTTTCCGTGTAAAGTGGTATTTCCATTCCATACAGTGACGTATATCGAGAGTGTgaaatcgaagagagagaaaaaatcatCGTGTTCGAAACGCAATCGAAGCTCATGTTGATCACGCCGAGAATCGAGCAAAGTACGACGGATACTCAAATTCGTAATTCGTTTACGTTTAAATGCTTACTCggtcgaagaaaaataacgaattttcGCTCCACTCGACACGCAAATCGTTCCTCATTTTTGTCGTCAAGTTTAACTcgtacgtataatatatatatatatatatatattatacgtatatatatatatatataatgcttaTTTCCACCGTAAGAGAATAAAGCTAGGAATTACGTTCGACGGATTACACCTctcgaaagaaattgtttcgaaagaTTCTGGTTCGAAAGGGTGATTTGACGACGGAAACGGGAGAATCGATCAGAAAGGGAAATATAGGTAGGATAGAGatggaaatatagaaattccgGAGGAAACACGCGTGTCGAGCGGGACGAAAATAGAATCGAACACCTACCTACCTAAGGGCTTAAAATGTACCCGGATCAGGAAGATGAGGATTTTCTTGCAGGAAAAGCCACGCGCCGGATCTGAGGGTGCAGCTCGACGTTTTCGACGATCAGCGGGAGGCTGACGAGGAATTATCGAATCACGGACCGCCCGGGATCGATCTTTCTTCCCACGTGGACGTTTTTTACGCGATATTTGGACAAGTAAGGATCCGAAGATGGTCGAATTTATtggattcgtttcttttttttttcctttttctaccTTAGATCGCAGACACCCCCCAAGAGATACCATTTCTGAGCATACTTCAACATCTGTTGCGGCTCGATCCGAAAGACGCCGCAAGCGATTTGGCGTGGGACACGGCGGAAACGTTGGTCCACAGAGCGACCCTGTTGGAGAATCGAGAAGACGCTACCAAGCTGTTGCGTTCGCCTAGCCTTCAGGTAGGCCGTCTAAAATAATATCCTTGGAGCTTGATCGATAAACAAGGATTGGATTCGACTTCGATGTTCGATGTTCCAGGCGAATCTGTGCTGCCACTGTCGGGCCACCGATCAGACGTGCGGGGCATCGCGAAAAGCGTCGTTATCGGTGAACAACTCGACGCCGGCACCGGTGCCGCCTCTACCGCCCCCGCCCCCCCCGCCCGCCCCCTCCGCGGATCAGTCGAGTCGAAACCAAAgcaattctttctttcaaccACCGCCCCCACCTCCCCCGTTTCTTGCCGGGGACGCGACGCGTGCCGATGCATCGATGGAACCACCGCCGATCCCACCGCCGTTGCACGTGCTGCCTATCGCCCGAGTGCCCACCCCCGAGCCGCCCAACAATCACGCGAGGCTGCTGCCGCAACAGGAAATACCCACCCCCAAGGCAAAAATGAAAACCATCAATTGGAACAAGATACCTAATCACAAGGTGATCCccatcattttctttctctcctttcttctttgctctttctttctttctttatttccttttttgtttcttttttcttttcttctttctttcctttccttcttttttatttttttctttgcttctttctttcttt is drawn from Apis mellifera strain DH4 linkage group LG5, Amel_HAv3.1, whole genome shotgun sequence and contains these coding sequences:
- the LOC100578736 gene encoding cyclin-dependent kinase 8 gives rise to the protein MDYEFKLKTDTDRTKVEDLFEFEGCKVGRGTYGHVYKARRKEGVPDSELKSRPDTKDFGLKQIEGTGLSMSACREIALLRELKHVNVITLIRVFLSHIDRKVWLLFDFAEHDLWHIIKFHRAAKANKKPVMVPKGMVKSLLYQILDGIHYLHSNWVLHRDLKPANILVMGEGNERGRVKIADMGFARLFNAPLKPLADLDPVVVTFWYRAPELLLGARHYTKAIDIWAIGCIFAELLTSEPIFHCRQEDIKTSNPYHHDQLDRIFNVMGFPLEKDWEDIKKMPEHPTLLKDFKRSNYANCSLTKYMDRHKIKPDSKAFNLLQKLLMMDPNKRITSEHSMQDAYFQEEPLPTQDIFAGCPIPYPKREFLTDDDTEEKTENKARQNQQQTQQNQQQQGNGDHNHGQNAKRVRLNGPHGAPEFHQHQSHAMTHQQPPGMVYSTAQPTQPSNFHQRF
- the LOC113218762 gene encoding uncharacterized protein LOC113218762 encodes the protein MSFLVATVRRRKQNSILRATETSCLRFESTRQNIDECIDISAKKKAYIDRGHLEISMYSLLYVRDILNLFDSYDLVTTTYGKRSTKSSMIDYLFYEDETNVKNINSRNE